The sequence below is a genomic window from Salinispira pacifica.
GCGGGTCTTGAATCCGTCAACCTGACTGCGGATCTTCTGCAGCTGGCTGCGGTTTTCCTGCCCCAGCTGGGCCAGCTCGTTGGTGGAGTCCCGGATTTCCTTGATGCCTGCATCGATTTCGCTGATGCTTCCCGACACCGAGGTGGAAACCTCAAGAACATTGCTTACATTCCGGTGTATTCCTTCCGCACCATTGTTCAGGCGGCTGCTTTCATCTTCAACCCGGGTGGAAACCTGGGTAAGCGAACTGATGGTGTCCAGGATCTGGGTACTGCCCTGGTTCAGCTCTTCCATGCTGGCTCCGATTTCCGCAAACACCGAGGTGAACTGTTCAACCTCCCGCTGGATGCCGGTAAAACTCTCGCCGGTCTCCCGTGAAGATTCCATGGCACGGTGGATCAGATCCACGGAGCTGTGAATGCTCTCGCTGATCACCACGGAATTTTCCCGGGTGGTTTCCGAAAGCTTCCGGATTTCGTCGGCGACTACGCTGAATCCTCTCCCTGCATCCCCGGCGTGGGCGGCTTCGATGGCGGCATTCATGGCCAGAAGGTTGGTCTGTTCCGATATGGACTGGATTATCTCTGTGGCCTCGGTAATCTTGTCCGCTGCCTGCTGTACCTCGGTAATGAGATCCACCGTGGATTCAAGTTTTTCGCCCCCGGCCCTGGTGATATTCAGAAGTTCGTCGCTTCGCTCCCGGCGCTCCCGGATGCTGTTGCTCACCGACTGGATGGAGGCCACCATCTCTTCGGTTGCCGAAGAAGATGAGTCAACCGCCGCCTTTTGGGTATTCACCGCTTCACTGAGGGTTGACGCTATGCCTCTGATATCTTCCACAGCCTGAAAGCTTGACTGTACGTGTTGATCCAGACCGGCAACCTGTTCGGATATTGAATTCAGGTTCCGGGATATCTGATACACCGCAGCAGAGCTTTCCTCGGAGCTGGCCAGAAGAGTGTCGGAAAGGTTATCCGCCTGAACCACCGTGGATTGAATATTGCTGACAATCTCATGGAGTTTCTCCACAAAAATGTTGAAATAGCTGCTCATCCGACCAAGCTCATCTTTTCTGGTGATATCCAGGCGAACCGTGAGATCCCCCCTTCCCTGGGAAATTTCCCTGAGTATTTCAACGGTGTTCTTCAACGGCCGCGAGATGCTCCGGCTTACTGCAGCAAACAGCAGAATGAGCAGCAGAAGCACTGCTGCGGCAATTACGGCAACCAGCCTGATCATATCGAACACCGCCGCCAGAGCTTCCCGGGCATCCTGTTCGGCTATGACCACCCATTGCACTCCCGGAATTTCCAGGGGAGCATAGGCTCCCAGGGTCATGGTTTCCCGGAAACTTTCGCTGAGCAGCACCCCTTTTTCTCCTTGAAGCGCACGGTCCACCGCATCGGTCCGCATGGGCAGATGAAGAATGGTGGTTTCAAAACTTGCAATTTCCGTGGCCAGGGGAGCCCTGTCCAATTCGGTATTCAGCATTTCATAGAATTCAGCAGGGCGCTCAAGAAACATGCGGTACTCGGTGCGGAGCATGCGGTCTGTTCCCGCAATATAGGTTTCTCCGGTGGCTCCCAGCCCTTCCTCCTCCCAGGATTGATTCCGGGTCATTACGGCTTCAATCTCCTCCACGGGCATTTGAAATATCAGGATCCCTGTGAGCTCTTCTCCCTGGTATATTCCGGTGGATATGAATGATGCGGGAGCGGCGTTTGACGGCAGATACGGACGGTAGTCGATGAGATAGCTTACCCCCTTCTCCCCGCTTAACGCAGACTGGAAGGCCTTGCCGATGCCGCTTGAAGTATAGGGACCGTTTTTCAGGTCGGTGGCGAAATCCGCTTCCTTTTTCACCGAATAGACGATGGTACCGTACTCCGGTTCAACCAGGAAAATATCGTAAAACCCGAACTTCTCAAGATACGAGCGAAATACCGAATGGTAGCGGGAATGAATTTCATCATAGCCGTCGATGCCCGGATTAATCAGATCATCCTTCCTGCCGACGGGGTTGGGGTTATTTACCAGATACCGTTCCTGGAGAATAAATGATGCAACATTCCTGGGAAGCAGGCGGCTGGTGTCGCTGGGGCGGACAGTTTCGGGAATGCGCATGAGCAGCTCGGTGCGAAGATACTCGGCTACTTTCCGGCGCATCTCAAGCAGCCGGTCCGAGGGGCTGTCCCTGAGCTCTGCATATTCCCTTCTGAAATCCTCAATTGCCTGTATCACCATGAGATTTACGGCCTGCGCCTCTACCTGACGGGAGATCTGTTCAAAATAGTTCTCCACCTGGGTGGCTTTGATATCCCGTATTGCAGAAAGTTTTTCGAAAACCAGATCTCTCTGTGACTGCTGGGCAATAAAAATAATCCCCGACGCTATGAGCGCCAGGGATACAAAAGTGATAATCAAAATGCCTGTAAGC
It includes:
- a CDS encoding methyl-accepting chemotaxis protein → MNLTIRQRLTGILIITFVSLALIASGIIFIAQQSQRDLVFEKLSAIRDIKATQVENYFEQISRQVEAQAVNLMVIQAIEDFRREYAELRDSPSDRLLEMRRKVAEYLRTELLMRIPETVRPSDTSRLLPRNVASFILQERYLVNNPNPVGRKDDLINPGIDGYDEIHSRYHSVFRSYLEKFGFYDIFLVEPEYGTIVYSVKKEADFATDLKNGPYTSSGIGKAFQSALSGEKGVSYLIDYRPYLPSNAAPASFISTGIYQGEELTGILIFQMPVEEIEAVMTRNQSWEEEGLGATGETYIAGTDRMLRTEYRMFLERPAEFYEMLNTELDRAPLATEIASFETTILHLPMRTDAVDRALQGEKGVLLSESFRETMTLGAYAPLEIPGVQWVVIAEQDAREALAAVFDMIRLVAVIAAAVLLLLILLFAAVSRSISRPLKNTVEILREISQGRGDLTVRLDITRKDELGRMSSYFNIFVEKLHEIVSNIQSTVVQADNLSDTLLASSEESSAAVYQISRNLNSISEQVAGLDQHVQSSFQAVEDIRGIASTLSEAVNTQKAAVDSSSSATEEMVASIQSVSNSIRERRERSDELLNITRAGGEKLESTVDLITEVQQAADKITEATEIIQSISEQTNLLAMNAAIEAAHAGDAGRGFSVVADEIRKLSETTRENSVVISESIHSSVDLIHRAMESSRETGESFTGIQREVEQFTSVFAEIGASMEELNQGSTQILDTISSLTQVSTRVEDESSRLNNGAEGIHRNVSNVLEVSTSVSGSISEIDAGIKEIRDSTNELAQLGQENRSQLQKIRSQVDGFKTRRSGDEPVEPEDANREDAKLKKATREEGPAESQEGPGR